The Oncorhynchus masou masou isolate Uvic2021 chromosome 8, UVic_Omas_1.1, whole genome shotgun sequence genome has a window encoding:
- the LOC135543789 gene encoding bile salt-activated lipase-like yields MINKILWPDETTIELFGLHAKGHIWRKPGTIPTLGVVYTEGGMVQGKNINSDGLFRTMDVFKGIPFADKPGKFEKPKRHPGWDGVLKATKFKPRCMQLNLLQSDTRGQEDCLYLNIWVPQGSSGTYYVAEKVGCPKDDQMMACLKLIDANVLTLAGTTALGGSPSSEYLLRLMYGAVARCEKDTEEDHPMVDNLVLSPVIDGDFMPDHPGNRFHNAANSDHHARVNSMDAHLFTGPDIIYLGGRGLIGYLGGRGHSCISLSHYRSDVKLLLSSLTKKGEAATNNAFAEYTADWGDDPRQKTIKKTVVMIETDYIFLVPTQVALYLHASNAQSARTYSYLFSEPSRMAGIVQPYPSWMEADHADDLQYVFGKPFTTPLAYWPSHRDVSRYLIAYWTNFARTGDPNNGESKVPVTWPAYTTSGQKYLEINAHMNKNYVHEKMRVRFVNWWFNIFPSLPSI; encoded by the exons atgataaacaagattctctggcctgatgaaaccacgattgaactttttggccttcaTGCCAagggtcacatctggaggaaacctggcaccatccctacg CTTGGAGTGGTGTACACTGAGGGAGGCATGGTGCAGGGAAAGAACATCAATTCTGATGGACTGTTCCGCACCATGGACGTCTTCAAAGGAATCCCCTTCGCTGACAAGCCCGGCAAGTTTGAGAAGCCCAAGCGTCACCCTGGATGGGATG GTGTTCTCAAGGCCACTAAGTTCAAACCGAGGTGTATGCAGCTGAacctgctccagtcagacacCCGTGGCCAAGAGGACTGCCTCTACCTGAACATATGGGTCCCTCAAGGCAGCAGCGGTACGTATTAT GTTGCTGAGAAAGTGGGCTGCCCCAAGGATGATCAGATGATGGCCTGCCTGAAACTTATTGACGCTAATGTTCTCACTCTGGCCGGTACCACGGCCCTTGGTGGTTCTCCCTCCAGTGAGTATTTACTGAGATTAATGTACGGAGCTGTGGCACGCTGTGAGAAAGACACTGAGGAGGAT CACCCCATGGTAGACAACCTGGTCCTCTCCCCTGTGATCGATGGGGACTTCATGCCAGATCACCCAGGCAACCGTTTCCACAATGCCGCTAACAGCGACCACCACGCTAGGGTCAACAGCATGGATGCCCACCTCTTCACTGGCCCGGACATTATTTACCTGGGAGGAAGAGGGCTGATTGGTTACCTGGGAGGAAGAGGGCACTCT tgcatcTCACTTTCTCACTACAGGTCAGACGTGAAACTGCTCTTGAGTTCTTTGACTAAGAAGGGAGAGGCCGCTACAAACAACGCTTTCGCAGAGTACACGGCTGACTGGGGAGATGACCCTAGACAGAAGACAATCAAGAAGACCGTTGTTATGATCGAAACTGACTACATCTTCCTGGTTCCTACCCAGGTTGCTCTCTACCTGCATGCCTCTAATGCCCA ATCTGCACGCACCTACTCCTACCTCTTTTCGGAGCCCAGCCGCATGGCCGGGATAGTCCAACCTTACCCCAGCTGGATGGAGGCTGACCATGCTGATGACCTGCAGTATGTGTTCGGCAAGCCCTTCACAACGCCCCTGGCATACTGGCCCAGCCACCGTGACGTCTCCAGATACTTGATTGCCTACTGGACCAACTTTGCCAGGACTGG AGACCCCAACAACGGGGAGTCGAAGGTGCCTGTGACCTGGCCTGCATACACCACCTCTGGGCAAAAGTACCTGGAGATCAATGCCCACATGAACAAGAACTACGTCCATGAGAAGATGAGGGTGCGCTTTGTGAACTGGTGGTTTAACATTTTTCCCAGCCTGCCCTCCATCTGA